The following DNA comes from Flavisolibacter ginsenosidimutans.
TATTCGCCTATTCGCATCTTCATTGGCAAACGAGTTCACATAGCTTACCGTTTTGCTTTCATACCATTTTAAAGATTTAATGCTCCAGCCATCCTTCTCCTTGGTAAACTCCCTCTTGATGATGAATTGATCAAACAAATGTTTTCCTCTTAATAAATTAAATGCAAACTCCTTGACGAATCTCACCTTTTCCTGTTTAGAGGTTTCAGGCTTCAAAAATTCATCGAAGGCTTCCACTAAACGTTTGTCATCAAGGCCTATATTTTCTTTGCTTTGAATTCGTAGTATGTGTAGCAAGAAGTTTGGAAAGTTGATAACAGAGTTAAAACGTTCCGGAGCATCTTCTTTGTGGTCCGTATTGATTTCAAAGTTGCCATTATGTGCTACTATCTCAGACAACTTCATCTTTCGTTCGTCCCCAACACGTCTTTGTAATGGATGTTATTTGCGACATCATCAAAACTATTGGCCGCAAGCCGGTTCCAGTTTCCTTGAGTAAACAGTTTATTCCTTTCAGGAGGGTCAAATCCATATTGCACGTACCGTTCCATATCGGCACATGCCTCCCAAATCAAATTGAAGGCGTAGGACGCTTTCTCATCGCCACTCAACACCTCCATCAGTTTTGCTTTTAGTATCTCGTGCTTTTCTAATTGCTCACCACGGGTATTCATTATCTCGAAGTAGTGATTCAAATTCGTGTCGTGAGGTACCGACACACGTAGAATGTGTACTCTTTGCGAGAAGTATTGGTAAAACTCTTCCGGAGATTTGTTCTTAAATAGCAGCTTTAACTGCTTGTGTGCTACTTCGTAGGCATCGGCAATTTTCGCATTGTAGTCTTCGCCGCTGTCAAAGGAAGCAGGATGCTCAGTATGTGAAATCAATGCCAGCGTATCAGTAGATTTTTTTCGGGAATCGAACTTCAATTAAGACGATAATCTATCTTAACATGAATGGCTCCAGAAAACTCACGATGTAATACACCATAAATAATATTTAATGTGGTTAGTCGCTGTTGCC
Coding sequences within:
- a CDS encoding DUF262 domain-containing protein, with the translated sequence MKFDSRKKSTDTLALISHTEHPASFDSGEDYNAKIADAYEVAHKQLKLLFKNKSPEEFYQYFSQRVHILRVSVPHDTNLNHYFEIMNTRGEQLEKHEILKAKLMEVLSGDEKASYAFNLIWEACADMERYVQYGFDPPERNKLFTQGNWNRLAANSFDDVANNIHYKDVLGTNER